The Flavobacterium sp. 1 genome contains the following window.
AGTTAAATTTCTGACAACACAACGAAAAGTATCAAGTTGCCAAAAATCAGAAGTGCTTGTTGCACCAGCGGCCGCCAAATTTGGGTATTTTCCGTTTGGATTATCAGTTCCGTACATATCATTCCAAAAAGGTTCGCGTGCCCACATATTACTGGCACTACTAGTTGACTGACTTACTAAATCTACAAAAGTAGCTCCACCCCAAGAAGTTGCAATTTGGGTTTTTAAAGAAAATCCACTGTATTTGATCCCCAAGTTAGTATTAATTGTATATGTTCTGCTACTTTTAGCCAATTTAGTATAGTCATTTTTATCAATAATCTGACCATCTGGTCCTGTCAAAGTTCCGTCATTTTGAAGCGTCCCAGCAACGTCTTGAAAAGCCATAGACCCTTTTTGAATTTTAGTAGGATCACCGTTACCTAAATAACTTGGAACACCACCTACTGCTGTAGCATTGTCAGTCAAGTACTTCCAATAGTTAGCAATATCAGCATCTGTACGCAAAATACCGTCACCTGTAGAAGTTCCTTTCCATGTTTTGAATCCCCATACCGGATTAAATCCGCTTGAATATCCTTCTCTACTAGCGTTATTAGACGGAAGAAGGTTTCCTTGATTTGGATATTTCACTATTTTGTTATCTCCATAACCAAAATTTACGCCCACATCATAACTTAAATTACCTTTTACTTTATCGCTCCAAGAAATGCTAAGCTCAGAACCCCAAGCATTAACGGTAGCATAATTTTCTTCTGCAAATCCTCCACCAACAGAAACTGGCACACCAATTGCGCTACTCAGGTCAGTGATCATGTCTTTTGAAATGTCATAATAGAAATCTGCATTAAACTGCAATCTGTTTTCTAAAAAAGCCATATCAATACCAAAATTATTCTTTAATGTGCTATCCCATGCTGTCTCTCTGTTTGGAACTATTTTAGGAGTCACTGAAGACCCTAATTGACCACCGCCAGATCCAAATGTATAACCTTTATTAGGAGTAAGATCATAAAATTGAATCCATTTCCAAGGTGGAAGATTATCTTTTCCGGTTTTACCAATTGAATAACGCAATTTAAAGAAATTCACAGCTGACACATTATTTGCAAACCAATCTTCTTTAGAAACTACCCAACCCAATTGAAGTGACGGAAAAGTTCCCCAATAATGTTCTGGAGCGAACTTCGTGGATGCATCACTACGTATAAGAAATTGTGCCAAATACTTTGATTGATAGCTATAATTTAAAGTTCCAAAATACGACATCGTTGCATTATTTCCTTTAAATGCGGTAGAATTACCTGTATCAACTGTTCCTGCAGTACGCCAATCACCTTGGTAATCTTTAGGAGTGTTAAAATAAGCTAAACGAGTGGTGGCATAGTTAGACTCAGATCTTTCAGCTCCAAACATCGCACTAACTTGATGCCTTCCGAAAGTTCTATCATAATTGGCAAAAAAGTCCATCTGAGTGCTTTTAGAAAAACTTGTATTATAATACACTCTTGAATTTCTAATATTAGTTTCTATGACATAGTCAATAATACCACCTACCTCTGGGTTTTTAATAGTTGCACTTGGATATGCTGCACTTGCAAGGTGGTTATCCTGCAACTGATAATTTGTGATTCTTGCCAAGTCATAAGGGAGTTGGATTTGCTCTGCATTACTGGAATTTTGAGTTCTTGCAAAGGTTCCCTTAAAAGACAATCCTTTAATACCGGCTACTTTGTAATTCAACGAAGTAGTAAAATTATAAGAAGCATCATCAGTTGTTTGATGTGACCCATTGTTCATATTGGCAAAATAATTCCATCCGGCTATATTATTATTTGCATTAGCTGATCCAAAATTTTTATTAGTATTAGGAAATGGCGACATGTAATATTCTTTACCATCAACTGTTGTTTGCCATGGAACAAATTTTGGCATATGAACTAGGAAGTCGTAATCAGCCTGTTCTCCTGCACCAGTATCATAACCGCCAACACTTCCTGATGCTTTAGTAAACGCCTTATCAACAAATCCTGAATTTCCTGACATAGAAGCAGAAAAATCTAAATTATTTGCAATTTTAGCGGTAATCCCTGTACGATAATTCCATTTCTCATATTTTTGATAACCAAGATTCGCATCTTGGGTAAATCTAGTTGCACCTGCAAAATAGGTAATATTATCAGTACCCCCGCTTATATTAAGCGTATGCTTTTGTTGTATTGCAGGTTTCCAAGCCTTTTCTAACCAATCATAATCCAACCCTTTCATTTCTTCCAATTCCTTTGCAGAAAACAACACTTTTGGATCAATCACATTACCTGGAACTAATGCTCCAGTTAAAAATCTATTATTAAAAACTCCAAATTCATAAGCACTCATTGTTTTCGTATGACTAATAGCATCATTAACCGCAAACTGACTGCTGTAACTAAACTTAGCTTTACCAGATTTTCCTTTCTTAGTTCTTATAACTACCGCCCCTTGTGATGCACGGGAACCATAAATAGCGGCAGACGCATCTTTCAAAATAGTCATACTCTCAATTTCGGAAGGATCCAATCTGTTAAAAGTTTCCATCGTAGCCAAACCTGTGGCAGCATCAACTTGCACCATATCATCAATCACGATTAACGGTACTCCTGAATTTGCATCCTTTCCAAAACCAAAAGATTGACGGATTGAGATGGTACCGGCATCTCCAGGACGTCCAGATCCACTTGTAACAGAAAGTCCAGCAACCTGTCCTCTCAATGCATCAGATAAGTTAGTTACTGGTAAATTCTCAAGATCCGCGGCCTTTATTGTTGCAATAGCTCCAGTAAGATCTTTCTTTTTCTGGCTACCATAACCTACAACAACAACACTCTCTAATTGATTAGTGTCATCTTGTAATTTTGTATTTAAAACAGTACGTCCTGACAAAGGTATTTCCATTTTTCTCATTCCTATGAAAGAGAAAACCAATGTTGCATCACTCTTTACATTAATCTGATATTTACCGATAAAATCAGTAGTAACAGTATTTTTTGATGATTTTTCAGTTACGTTTACACCTGATAAAGGCATTCCTGCATTATCAGTAACAGTACCTGTGACTTTAATTTGACTGACAGCAGTTTGAGCATAAGTAATCATACTCATCAGTACAAATAAAATAACACTACATCTTCTCACTACTAGTGTTTGTTTCATAAAATTTGTTTTAGTTAATTATTAATTTGTTAGGTTAGGTTAATAAAATAAATGCTATATCGTTTTCATTATTTAAATGTAAAAACAACATTTATTACATGTCCCAAATTTATAATGATACATATACTCACGCATCCTGTACTATGCTGTATTTATTCAATTATTAAAAAAAAAATGAAATAAAAACAGTTATCATAAAATTAAGTGATTTTTTTTCAATATTAACAATACAAATAAAAAAAGCACTAATTATTCTTAAATAATTAGTGCTTCCAATATTTATTGTTACCAAGTATGCATTAATAATATCTGAAATAATTATTTTTCTCGTAAAAAAATTAAAAGATATTCTTAATCTAAACTTTAAATTATCAAGGACAAGAAAGAATTAGTGCGACAACCAAACAGACATTTCACCCTTACCGTGATTTCCCCACGCAAAATAAGGAATTAATTTTATAGTATATTCCTTATTATCTTTTGTGGAAATAGGCTTGTATAATTTTTTATCCCAGGAATTATCGGGAGTTATTGATGAACTGGCTGTTATGCCCAACAATTGTCTGTTGTTTATTTTGATAAAATCAGTTGTGAACTTAGAATTTAAATCTAAAACAACATCATTCACTTTCACATTCGCAGGAAGCTCATTCGATTCTAAGCAATACACAATTGGTCCTCTTTTTACAGCAACCTGATTTTTGACTTCTTCTACTAATGGATTGGCTTGCATTAATTCAACCGGCATTGGAATATTTAATTCAATAACATCTCCTTTTTTCCACTTTTGTGCTATTTTTTGGTACGTACCTGAAACAATGGCATCACTAATATTTTTACCATTGATTGCAATTGTTGTCTCCTGACTCCAACCCGGAATTCTCAGGAAAAAAGCGTAATTATCTTTTGGTGCTTTTAGAATTTTCAGCGTAATTTTTCCATCCCAAGGATAATTGGTTTGTTGCTCAATTTCAATTTTATCTCCCCCTAAAGTCACTGAATTCAAACTATTACTTCCATATAAATTCACATACAGTCCTTCTTTTGAAAAATTATAAGCATAATTACTCACCTCAGCAATTGTTCTGGTCACATTTGGCGCACAACAATTGGATAAAGCGATATAACCTTCACGCTCTTTGCTCCATCTTTGTTTGAAAGGCAAGTCTTTGGAAACATTCAGCGGATTGTTATAAAAGAATTCCTTCCCTCCCAGGCTGATCCCTGACAAAACACTGTTATACAATGCCAATTCCACAATATCAGCATATTTGGCATCTGCAGTGATTTGAAGCATTCTCCAATTCCACAAAACATTTCCGATATTGGCACAAGTTTCGGTATGCGCTGTAGCATTTGGCAATTGAAAAGGTCTTCCATAAGCCTGATGAATTTTTTGCACATCGGCAGGATTATAAGAAGTTCCGTCTGGCGAAACTCCGTCATACAAAGAACCGCAAGCGCCAGTAATGTACATTTTTCGATAGGTCACATCATTCCAAATCGATTCCAAGTTGTCTAATAATTTCTTCTCTCCCGTTTCGGCATACAAATCGGCAACTCCTGCATACAAATAATTGGCTCTTACCGCGTGACCCATTGCCGTAGTTTGTTTTCTGAACGGAATTCGATCCTGATTGTCGTCTGTTCCGTCATTGGTTGTTCCTCTAATATCAATTAAATTATTCGCCAATTCAAGATATTTTGGATTTTTAGTAGTGCGGTACATTTCGACAATTCCCATATAATGAGAAGGACAAATCGCATTTCGCGCTAATTCAGGCGATGCTTTTTTATAGAAATCGTATAGAAAATCAGCTACACCTTTCGCAATATCCAGAAAATTTGTTTTTCCGGTCGCACGATAATGAATGCAGGCTGCCGTCATCAAATGCCCCATATTGTATTTCTCGAAACCCAATTGTTTTTTCACTTCTTCAGGACCCAAAGTTCCCCAGCGTTCATCAATCAAAACTGGTGTGTGCAAATAACCATCCTTGCGTTGTGCTTTGGCAAAAAGCGCAATGGCTTTATCCATCTCGGCATCCAACTTCTCGTCTTTTGTTACCGCATAAGTCGCCGCCATTCCTTCAAAAATTTTGTAAAAATCTCCATCGTGGAATGAAGGTCCTTTAAAAGTTCCTTTACTTTCACCCGCAGCAATTTCAAAGTTTTTATAAGCGTGGGAAATCGAATCGTTATGATACAAATCCCACATATAGGGAAGTGTCTTTTTGGTTTCTACATCAAATTGTTCTTTCCAAAATCCATTTGTCCATTTCACATCTTGTAAATTGACACTTTGCAATTTGGAATAAGGGCTTTCAGAATTGGCAACCAAACCTTTATTTTGAGCCACAAAAGCTGTCGAAAAAAGTATCGCCGATAATAGAATAATGTTCTTTTTCATTTTCAAATTTTATTTAATTCAAATTGCTTAATGGAACGCGGATTACACAGATTGCTATCGCAAGACGCAGAAAAAAAACGGATTTATTTTTCTGTTATCTAGTTTTTCACGCAGATTTAAACAGATTGGAGCAGATTATATTTATTGCTTCTTTATTTTACAAAGAAATTAATTGTACGGCTCATCGAATCTCCATCGGTATCTTTAACAGTAATAGCAAAAGAACCGAATCCTTTTCCGCTTGTCGTAAATTGAATTTCTTTTCCTTTTAAAACTACTTTACCATTTTTAACTTCCGAAAAAGTATAGACTGGCTTTTTCTCATATCCTTTGAAAAAATCTGCAACAGTAAAACTTGTTTTTTCACCAGAACTCACAAAATAATGTGGTTTTGACAACCAATCTAAATATTCGTCCAATTGGGTAAATCCGTCTTTATCGGTATCTGAATTCGCATCCGAAAAATCTCCGGCTTTCGAATTTTCATTCAAGCCATTTGCTTTTTCCCACCAATTTGGTAATCCGTCATGATCCGTATCCCAATCTGCAGGACGAGTTTCAGTAGCGAAATTTGGCCATCCACCAGCATCTGCTTCATTATCAATCATGCCGCCTAAACCGCTTTTGCTTCCTTTATAGGTAAAAGTTCCTTTAAGGGTTTCATCAACAATTCTGTTATCATGTTTATCAAAAAATGGCTGATTCGCTCCCACATCCGAAAGTACATTTTTATAAGCGCCCTTTGCTGTTTGCGTATTTACAAAAGACTCGAAAAATGGTTTTGGCAAAAACACATCATAATCCACAATTGCCTTATTGGATAGTGTAAACTTTCTTCCTTTATCCTGATTTTTTTCATCAAAATAACCAGGCATCACATTTCCATCAAAATAATATTGCTGTTTCCCTTTTCCAACACCTTCAATTTGGGCATTTAGTGCCACAAATATTTTGGCAGAAACACCTGGTTTATAATAATTATTTACAAAATTCACTTCACTCGCTCCTCCATCTGTAGCGCGATGTCCCCAATTGTACACCACATTATTACGAATGTCCAATCGTCCTCCGTAATAGCCATCACCATTCAAACCACCGCCAATACTCCAATTTCTACCTTCATTGTGTGCCAATAAATTATGGTGAAAACTTCCGATATCGCCACCAATCGTAGCCGCATAACCGTGCATTTTTCCAGCTGGATATTTGTCGTGACCCGCAATATTTAAGGCTTCCGAAATTAAAGTTCGTTGTAACGTAATATTATGCGCACCACGAGAACTAAACGATTCGTCGATTGTCCAACTGATCGAACAATGATCAATAATACTAACGTTAGCA
Protein-coding sequences here:
- a CDS encoding SusC/RagA family TonB-linked outer membrane protein; the protein is MKQTLVVRRCSVILFVLMSMITYAQTAVSQIKVTGTVTDNAGMPLSGVNVTEKSSKNTVTTDFIGKYQINVKSDATLVFSFIGMRKMEIPLSGRTVLNTKLQDDTNQLESVVVVGYGSQKKKDLTGAIATIKAADLENLPVTNLSDALRGQVAGLSVTSGSGRPGDAGTISIRQSFGFGKDANSGVPLIVIDDMVQVDAATGLATMETFNRLDPSEIESMTILKDASAAIYGSRASQGAVVIRTKKGKSGKAKFSYSSQFAVNDAISHTKTMSAYEFGVFNNRFLTGALVPGNVIDPKVLFSAKELEEMKGLDYDWLEKAWKPAIQQKHTLNISGGTDNITYFAGATRFTQDANLGYQKYEKWNYRTGITAKIANNLDFSASMSGNSGFVDKAFTKASGSVGGYDTGAGEQADYDFLVHMPKFVPWQTTVDGKEYYMSPFPNTNKNFGSANANNNIAGWNYFANMNNGSHQTTDDASYNFTTSLNYKVAGIKGLSFKGTFARTQNSSNAEQIQLPYDLARITNYQLQDNHLASAAYPSATIKNPEVGGIIDYVIETNIRNSRVYYNTSFSKSTQMDFFANYDRTFGRHQVSAMFGAERSESNYATTRLAYFNTPKDYQGDWRTAGTVDTGNSTAFKGNNATMSYFGTLNYSYQSKYLAQFLIRSDASTKFAPEHYWGTFPSLQLGWVVSKEDWFANNVSAVNFFKLRYSIGKTGKDNLPPWKWIQFYDLTPNKGYTFGSGGGQLGSSVTPKIVPNRETAWDSTLKNNFGIDMAFLENRLQFNADFYYDISKDMITDLSSAIGVPVSVGGGFAEENYATVNAWGSELSISWSDKVKGNLSYDVGVNFGYGDNKIVKYPNQGNLLPSNNASREGYSSGFNPVWGFKTWKGTSTGDGILRTDADIANYWKYLTDNATAVGGVPSYLGNGDPTKIQKGSMAFQDVAGTLQNDGTLTGPDGQIIDKNDYTKLAKSSRTYTINTNLGIKYSGFSLKTQIATSWGGATFVDLVSQSTSSASNMWAREPFWNDMYGTDNPNGKYPNLAAAGATSTSDFWQLDTFRCVVRNLTLTYDIPKQVFVNTKIQNISLGVTGNNLWDLYNPYPGHYRNMYDDSGVGYPTLRTWSINFNISF
- a CDS encoding glycoside hydrolase family 127 protein, which encodes MKKNIILLSAILFSTAFVAQNKGLVANSESPYSKLQSVNLQDVKWTNGFWKEQFDVETKKTLPYMWDLYHNDSISHAYKNFEIAAGESKGTFKGPSFHDGDFYKIFEGMAATYAVTKDEKLDAEMDKAIALFAKAQRKDGYLHTPVLIDERWGTLGPEEVKKQLGFEKYNMGHLMTAACIHYRATGKTNFLDIAKGVADFLYDFYKKASPELARNAICPSHYMGIVEMYRTTKNPKYLELANNLIDIRGTTNDGTDDNQDRIPFRKQTTAMGHAVRANYLYAGVADLYAETGEKKLLDNLESIWNDVTYRKMYITGACGSLYDGVSPDGTSYNPADVQKIHQAYGRPFQLPNATAHTETCANIGNVLWNWRMLQITADAKYADIVELALYNSVLSGISLGGKEFFYNNPLNVSKDLPFKQRWSKEREGYIALSNCCAPNVTRTIAEVSNYAYNFSKEGLYVNLYGSNSLNSVTLGGDKIEIEQQTNYPWDGKITLKILKAPKDNYAFFLRIPGWSQETTIAINGKNISDAIVSGTYQKIAQKWKKGDVIELNIPMPVELMQANPLVEEVKNQVAVKRGPIVYCLESNELPANVKVNDVVLDLNSKFTTDFIKINNRQLLGITASSSITPDNSWDKKLYKPISTKDNKEYTIKLIPYFAWGNHGKGEMSVWLSH